Proteins encoded within one genomic window of Augochlora pura isolate Apur16 chromosome 11, APUR_v2.2.1, whole genome shotgun sequence:
- the LOC144476801 gene encoding erlin-1 isoform X1: MLIENIVNMFKPDIIGLCFVICLAVVFNTSLHVIDEGHVGVYFRGGALLPQVSYPGFHMMIPLLTKFRSVQVTLQTDEVKNVPCGTSGGVMIYFDRIEVVNILDANSVYNIVRNFTVDYDQTLIFNKIHHELNQFCSVHTLHEVYIDLFDQIDENLKTALQKELNDLAPGLNIHAVRVTKPKIPETIRKNYELMEGEKTKLLIAIQHQKVVEKDAETDRKKALIEAEKQAQVSKIRYNQTIMEKESLQRVVEIENAIHLAKEKSLTDAEYYKIKVQAEANKLLLTSEYLDLKKYEALAQNAKLYFVPDPPKMFVYEKGLNDPIITSNLDKTES; encoded by the exons ATGCTGATTGAG aatataGTCAATATGTTTAAACCAGACATTATTGGTTTATGTTTTGTCATCTGTCTGGCAGTTGTATTTAATACCTCATTACATGTTATTGACGAAGGGCATGTCGGTGTATATTTTAGG GGAGGTGCACTGTTGCCTCAAGTCAGTTATCCAGGATTTCATATGATGATTCCTTTATTAACTAAATTTCGTTCGGTTCAAGTCACATTGCAAACAGATGAGGTAAAAAATGTGCCGTGTGGTACTAGCGGTGGTgtaatgatttattttgacCGCATTGAAGTTGTAAACATACTAGACGCAAACAGCG tttataatattgtgaGGAATTTTACTGTTGATTATGatcaaacattaatatttaacaagataCATCATGAATTAAACCAATTCTGTTCTGTGCATACATTGCACGAAGTATACATAGATTTATTCGATCAGAtagatgaaaatttaaaaactgcCCTGCAGAAAGAATTAAACGATTTAGCACCTGGTTTGAATATTCATGCTGTCAGAGTTACAAAACCTAAGATTCCAGAAACcattagaaaaaattatgaattaat GGAGGGTgagaaaacgaaattattgataGCTATCCAACATCAGAAGGTAGTAGAAAAAGATGCAGAAACGGACAGAAAGAAAGCTCTTATCGAAGCTGAGAAACAGGCCCAAGTTTCTAAAATTCGGTACAATCAAACGATCATGGAAAAAGAATCTCTTCAACGGGTGGTTGAGATTGAAAATGCGATACATTTGGCCAAAGAAAAGAGTCTCACCGAtgcagaatattataaaataaaagtgcaGGCTGAAGCAAATAAATTGCTTCTTACATCAGAGTATTTAGATTTGAAGAAATACGAAGCATTAGCGCAGAACGCGAAACTTTATTTTGTTCCAGATCCGCCGAAGATGTTTGTCTATGAAAAAGGTTTAAATGATCCAATAATTACTTCTAATCTAGATAAGACGGAATCGTAA
- the LOC144476801 gene encoding erlin-1 isoform X2 has translation MFKPDIIGLCFVICLAVVFNTSLHVIDEGHVGVYFRGGALLPQVSYPGFHMMIPLLTKFRSVQVTLQTDEVKNVPCGTSGGVMIYFDRIEVVNILDANSVYNIVRNFTVDYDQTLIFNKIHHELNQFCSVHTLHEVYIDLFDQIDENLKTALQKELNDLAPGLNIHAVRVTKPKIPETIRKNYELMEGEKTKLLIAIQHQKVVEKDAETDRKKALIEAEKQAQVSKIRYNQTIMEKESLQRVVEIENAIHLAKEKSLTDAEYYKIKVQAEANKLLLTSEYLDLKKYEALAQNAKLYFVPDPPKMFVYEKGLNDPIITSNLDKTES, from the exons ATGTTTAAACCAGACATTATTGGTTTATGTTTTGTCATCTGTCTGGCAGTTGTATTTAATACCTCATTACATGTTATTGACGAAGGGCATGTCGGTGTATATTTTAGG GGAGGTGCACTGTTGCCTCAAGTCAGTTATCCAGGATTTCATATGATGATTCCTTTATTAACTAAATTTCGTTCGGTTCAAGTCACATTGCAAACAGATGAGGTAAAAAATGTGCCGTGTGGTACTAGCGGTGGTgtaatgatttattttgacCGCATTGAAGTTGTAAACATACTAGACGCAAACAGCG tttataatattgtgaGGAATTTTACTGTTGATTATGatcaaacattaatatttaacaagataCATCATGAATTAAACCAATTCTGTTCTGTGCATACATTGCACGAAGTATACATAGATTTATTCGATCAGAtagatgaaaatttaaaaactgcCCTGCAGAAAGAATTAAACGATTTAGCACCTGGTTTGAATATTCATGCTGTCAGAGTTACAAAACCTAAGATTCCAGAAACcattagaaaaaattatgaattaat GGAGGGTgagaaaacgaaattattgataGCTATCCAACATCAGAAGGTAGTAGAAAAAGATGCAGAAACGGACAGAAAGAAAGCTCTTATCGAAGCTGAGAAACAGGCCCAAGTTTCTAAAATTCGGTACAATCAAACGATCATGGAAAAAGAATCTCTTCAACGGGTGGTTGAGATTGAAAATGCGATACATTTGGCCAAAGAAAAGAGTCTCACCGAtgcagaatattataaaataaaagtgcaGGCTGAAGCAAATAAATTGCTTCTTACATCAGAGTATTTAGATTTGAAGAAATACGAAGCATTAGCGCAGAACGCGAAACTTTATTTTGTTCCAGATCCGCCGAAGATGTTTGTCTATGAAAAAGGTTTAAATGATCCAATAATTACTTCTAATCTAGATAAGACGGAATCGTAA
- the Lamtor3 gene encoding late endosomal/lysosomal adaptor, MAPK and MTOR activator 3, producing the protein MTAELKKFLYGLLSSIEGLHSILITDRDGVPVVSVADKQAPEMAMRASFLSTFGMATDQGSKLGLGKNKTIICMYSSYQVVQMNKLPLVISFIASHNCNTGHILSLENKIDPILSNLKNAVVEA; encoded by the exons ATGACGGCG GaactaaaaaaatttctttacggCCTTTTGAGCAGCATAGAAGGTCTACATAGTATACTGATAACAGATAGAGATGGAGTACCCGTTGTATCTGTAGCTGATAAGCAAGCACCGGAAATGGCTATGAGAGCAAGCTTTTTGTCAACGTTTGGAATGGCAACCGACCAAGGAAGTAAATTAGGGCTCGGAAagaataaaactattatatgCATGTATAGCAGTTATCAG gTGGTTCAAATGAACAAGTTACCATTAGTCATTAGTTTTATTGCTAGTCATAATTGTAACACGGGTCATATATTATCTTTGGAGAATAAAATCGATCCAATtctaagtaatttaaaaaatgcggTAGTGGAGGCTTGA
- the LOC144476913 gene encoding glyoxylate reductase/hydroxypyruvate reductase has translation MKPRVLVTSNSVPPEGIDLLRTKCDVTIIHSDGNTLREDVLQALPGHDAVLIAGHFDVNSDFLNIAGPALKVVSTISAGYDHLDVPEIKRRGIKVGNTPMVLSAAVAEIAVLLTLDAARRTHEGRLKLERGDVGDRNLLWLLGQDLQGSTVGIVGLGGIGQAIVKRLKGFDVGRFIYTGHSRKKAGDDLGAHFVSLDELLEQSDFVIVAVPLTIETMGLFNASTFGKMKKTAVFVNIGRGKVVDTDALVAALRNQTIFAAGLDVTDPEPLPPDHELLKLPNAVVLPHLGSATKKTRRDMSITAAQNILNGLEGKPLVYEL, from the exons ATGAAACCACGTGTACTGGTGACAAGTAACAGCGTGCCGCCAGAAGGCATTGACTTGCTTCGCACAAA ATGCGACGTTACGATAATCCATTCCGATGGGAACACTTTGCGCGAAGATGTGTTACAAGCACTTCCGGGGCATGATGCGGTCCTCATCGCCGGGCACTTTGACGTGAACAgtgattttcttaatattgcAG GGCCCGCATTGAAAGTCGTTTCTACAATCTCTGCTGGTTACGACCATTTGGACGTTCCTGAAATTAAGCGAAGAGGAATCAAAGTAGGAAACACGCCTATGGTTTTGTCGGCCGCAGTTGCCGAAATTGCAGTATTATTAACTTTGGACGCGGCAAGGCGTACTCACGAGGGCCGCCTGAAGCTTGAACg ggGAGACGTAGGAGATCGTAATCTACTATGGCTGCTTGGCCAAGATTTACAAGGATCTACAGTTGGTATCGTTGGATTGGGTGGTATTGGGCAAGCTATTGTTAAAAGACTGAAAGGATTTGATGTAGGCCGTTTCATTTATACGGGTCATTCCCGTAAGAAAGCAG GCGATGACTTAGGAGCTCATTTTGTGTCGCTCGACGAACTGCTCGAGCAAAGCGATTTCGTTATCGTTGCCGTGCCATTGACTATCGAAACAATGGGATTATTTAATGCAAGTACTTTTGGCAAAATGAAGAAGACCGCCGTATTCGTAAACATTGGACGCGGCAAAGTCGTTGATACAGATGCGTTAGTGGCGGCGCTTCGCAATCAAACGATCTTTGCGGCTGGTCTTGACGTTACAGATCCTGAACCACTGCCTCCTGATCATGAACTTCTTAAACTACCCAATGCTG TTGTCCTACCTCATTTGGGCAGTGCTACTAAGAAGACTCGACGCGATATGTCAATTACTGCAGCACAAAATATTCTCAATGGATTGGAGGGTAAGCCATTGGTGTACGAATTGTAA
- the Papi gene encoding tudor and KH domain containing protein papi isoform X1, producing MYKMRLSVQFSLPILLGVSLTSVSIAVLYLLLKKDDEDAKRNDKAFEENAPVKYKIPRKFVAAVIGRGGCVLKNLEEKTGTRICFEEDNIQCPDRVCIIRGPSVNTQMAQVMIGSIIDNQPIIETYEIFVPQKACSRIVGRYGESKHYVQTITGAKIIVERGGSYVQDVDKRIIIKGTSEQIAAALVKIEEIVKRSTEESRDEEIIKDLFAKLEPSAAKLPIQTIKHSQSNESLALPSLSTLGIMEVLVSAVESPSKFWVQIIGRGTATLDKLVSDMTSYYNEEQNKEIHKLKDITPGQVCAAKFSYDEKWYRAYIISVSPENNECEVFFMDYGNHDVVSFHFVLEIRLDFLSLGAQAMECCLNNVKSRDDNWSDEACDRFTELTSCEVLTAKIEGYIDRIRTYGKSRREVTIYCLDLFDNTDDKDVNVALELINEGLADAVEPLLLSSRSTSRPSSAASIEKRTSTKTPASTSQRMDSSVEMISSTLNATIDLEQSSSIEEINTSTPKRPVRQIEEIDLVTPVKNDTVSFIENERKCGDDYLRNGSGGNRYNKSSNAKTKPQIYPAGYESELSDDSDELELG from the exons ATGTACAAGATGAGGTTGTCAGTACAATTCTCGCTACCAATTTTACTTGGTGTTTCTTTAACAAGTGTCAGCATTGCTGTATTATACTTGTTATTGAAAAAG GATGATGAAGATGctaaaagaaatgataaagcttttgaagaaaatgcaccagtgaaatataaaatacctaGGAAATTTGTAGCTGCTGTTATTGGTCGAGGTGGATGCGTATTAAAAAATCTGGAAGAGAAAACAGGAACACGAATATGTTTTGAAGAAGATAACATTCAATGTCCAGATCGTGTTTGTATTATAAGAGGTCCCTCTGTGAACACACAAATGGCTCAAGTAATGATAGGATCGATTATCGATAATCAACCTATTATTGAGACATATGAGATATTTGTACCACAGAAAGCTTGTTCAAGGATAGTGGGAAGGTACGGAGAATCTAAACATTATGTTCAAACAATTACAGGTGCAAAAATCATAGTTGAAAGAGGTGGTTCTTATGTACAAG ATGTTGATAAGAGGATTATAATAAAGGGGACTTCTGAACAAATTGCTGCTGCTTTAGTAAAAATCGAGGAGATAGTTAAAAGAAGTACAGAAGAAAGTAGAGATGAAGAGATCATAAAGgacttatttgcaaaattggAACCTTCTGCAGCAAAGTTGCCTattcaaacaattaaacattCACAATCCAATGAATCGTTGGCATTACCAAGTTTGT CTACTCTTGGCATAATGGAAGTACTTGTGTCTGCAGTTGAAAGTCCTAGCAAATTCTGGGTTCAAATTATTGGTCGTGGAACTGCAACTTTAGACAAGTTAGTGTCTGACATGACTTCTTACTACAAtgaagaacaaaataaagagATACATAAACTAAAAGAT ATAACACCTGGACAAGTATGTGCAGCAAAATTCAGTTATGATGAAAAGTGGTATCGAGcttatattatttcagtttcaCCTGAAAATAATGAGTGTGAAGTATTTTTTATGGATTATGGAAATCACGACGtggtttcgtttcatttcgtatTAGAAATTCGGTTAGATTTTCTAAGTTTGGGCGCCCAAGCAATGGAATGCTGTTTGAATAATGTTAAATCGAG AGACGACAATTGGTCTGACGAAGCGTGCGACAGATTCACTGAACTCACTTCATGCGAAGTACTCACGGCTAAAATTGAGGGATACATCGATCGGATTCGCACTTACGGAAAATCTCGGCGTGAAGTGACGATCTACTGTCTCGATCTATTCGACAATACCGACGATAAG GATGTCAACGTCGCTTTGGAACTGATAAACGAGGGCCTGGCAGACGCGGTGGAACCTTTATTGTTATCTAGTCGGTCGACGTCCCGCCCCTCGTCCGCGGCTTCGATAGAGAAGCGAACCTCGACGAAAACGCCGGCGAGCACCTCGCAGAGAATGGATTCGAGCGTCGAGATGATATCGTCGACGTTGAACGCGACGATAGATCTCGAGCAGTCCTCCTCGATAGAGGAAATAAATACGTCCACGCCAAAA AGACCTGTCCGTCAGATCGAGGAGATCGATCTTGTTACACCGGTGAAGAACGATACGGTGAGTTTCATCGAGAACGAGAGGAAATGCGGCGACGATTACTTGCGAAACGGAAGCGGTGGAAATCGGTACAATAAATCATCGAACGCGAAAACTAAGCCGCAAATCTATCCAGCCGGATACGAGAGCGAATTGTCCGACGACTCGGACGAACTAGAACTGGGGTGA
- the Papi gene encoding tudor and KH domain containing protein papi isoform X2, with protein sequence MYKMRLSVQFSLPILLGVSLTSVSIAVLYLLLKKDDEDAKRNDKAFEENAPVKYKIPRKFVAAVIGRGGCVLKNLEEKTGTRICFEEDNIQCPDRVCIIRGPSVNTQMAQVMIGSIIDNQPIIETYEIFVPQKACSRIVGRYGESKHYVQTITGAKIIVERGGSYVQDVDKRIIIKGTSEQIAAALVKIEEIVKRSTEESRDEEIIKDLFAKLEPSAAKLPIQTIKHSQSNESLALPTTLGIMEVLVSAVESPSKFWVQIIGRGTATLDKLVSDMTSYYNEEQNKEIHKLKDITPGQVCAAKFSYDEKWYRAYIISVSPENNECEVFFMDYGNHDVVSFHFVLEIRLDFLSLGAQAMECCLNNVKSRDDNWSDEACDRFTELTSCEVLTAKIEGYIDRIRTYGKSRREVTIYCLDLFDNTDDKDVNVALELINEGLADAVEPLLLSSRSTSRPSSAASIEKRTSTKTPASTSQRMDSSVEMISSTLNATIDLEQSSSIEEINTSTPKRPVRQIEEIDLVTPVKNDTVSFIENERKCGDDYLRNGSGGNRYNKSSNAKTKPQIYPAGYESELSDDSDELELG encoded by the exons ATGTACAAGATGAGGTTGTCAGTACAATTCTCGCTACCAATTTTACTTGGTGTTTCTTTAACAAGTGTCAGCATTGCTGTATTATACTTGTTATTGAAAAAG GATGATGAAGATGctaaaagaaatgataaagcttttgaagaaaatgcaccagtgaaatataaaatacctaGGAAATTTGTAGCTGCTGTTATTGGTCGAGGTGGATGCGTATTAAAAAATCTGGAAGAGAAAACAGGAACACGAATATGTTTTGAAGAAGATAACATTCAATGTCCAGATCGTGTTTGTATTATAAGAGGTCCCTCTGTGAACACACAAATGGCTCAAGTAATGATAGGATCGATTATCGATAATCAACCTATTATTGAGACATATGAGATATTTGTACCACAGAAAGCTTGTTCAAGGATAGTGGGAAGGTACGGAGAATCTAAACATTATGTTCAAACAATTACAGGTGCAAAAATCATAGTTGAAAGAGGTGGTTCTTATGTACAAG ATGTTGATAAGAGGATTATAATAAAGGGGACTTCTGAACAAATTGCTGCTGCTTTAGTAAAAATCGAGGAGATAGTTAAAAGAAGTACAGAAGAAAGTAGAGATGAAGAGATCATAAAGgacttatttgcaaaattggAACCTTCTGCAGCAAAGTTGCCTattcaaacaattaaacattCACAATCCAATGAATCGTTGGCATTACCAA CTACTCTTGGCATAATGGAAGTACTTGTGTCTGCAGTTGAAAGTCCTAGCAAATTCTGGGTTCAAATTATTGGTCGTGGAACTGCAACTTTAGACAAGTTAGTGTCTGACATGACTTCTTACTACAAtgaagaacaaaataaagagATACATAAACTAAAAGAT ATAACACCTGGACAAGTATGTGCAGCAAAATTCAGTTATGATGAAAAGTGGTATCGAGcttatattatttcagtttcaCCTGAAAATAATGAGTGTGAAGTATTTTTTATGGATTATGGAAATCACGACGtggtttcgtttcatttcgtatTAGAAATTCGGTTAGATTTTCTAAGTTTGGGCGCCCAAGCAATGGAATGCTGTTTGAATAATGTTAAATCGAG AGACGACAATTGGTCTGACGAAGCGTGCGACAGATTCACTGAACTCACTTCATGCGAAGTACTCACGGCTAAAATTGAGGGATACATCGATCGGATTCGCACTTACGGAAAATCTCGGCGTGAAGTGACGATCTACTGTCTCGATCTATTCGACAATACCGACGATAAG GATGTCAACGTCGCTTTGGAACTGATAAACGAGGGCCTGGCAGACGCGGTGGAACCTTTATTGTTATCTAGTCGGTCGACGTCCCGCCCCTCGTCCGCGGCTTCGATAGAGAAGCGAACCTCGACGAAAACGCCGGCGAGCACCTCGCAGAGAATGGATTCGAGCGTCGAGATGATATCGTCGACGTTGAACGCGACGATAGATCTCGAGCAGTCCTCCTCGATAGAGGAAATAAATACGTCCACGCCAAAA AGACCTGTCCGTCAGATCGAGGAGATCGATCTTGTTACACCGGTGAAGAACGATACGGTGAGTTTCATCGAGAACGAGAGGAAATGCGGCGACGATTACTTGCGAAACGGAAGCGGTGGAAATCGGTACAATAAATCATCGAACGCGAAAACTAAGCCGCAAATCTATCCAGCCGGATACGAGAGCGAATTGTCCGACGACTCGGACGAACTAGAACTGGGGTGA
- the LOC144476912 gene encoding speckle-type POZ protein gives MELLVPTVSDVIFKYTWPIPRYKKSISKKTLIDSPSFNTNVNDIQCTWNLSIRFWKDPDGKRIKNPVVLCLNMLSCSINEIEQAKIRFQFGVFNADLKHWEYCHVSRTVLELKSCTDIISLGYRDLSIVDRHLNKNGEVLVMVKIQIIQCESEKYNLSQDMARLLRHPHGADTKLICGGLNSTEIPVHSNIIAARSSVLAEMISLLGEPQVKENSNLNAVEDKILDSQDPTEEKEQYKFILELSDLCKDVAEELLRYIYTDHVDNLDNLAPQLLSLAERFSLQGLKELCERNLIESINPENIASRLLVADEFGCGALKRASLTYCEENITIINKSLAWKMMEHVNPELFNEVCEASIGSSRSSNMDDSELSN, from the exons atggaGCTGCTCGTGCCAACCGTGTCCGACGTGATCTTTAAGTATACATGGCCGATTCCGCGCTACAAGAAATCTATTTCGAAAAAAACCTTAATCGACAGCCCGTCGTTTAACACAAACGTGAACGACATTCAGTGTACCTGGAATTTATCCATCAGATTCTGGAAGGATCCCGACG gtaaaagaataaagaatcCCGTAGTCCTATGTTTGAATATGCTAAGCTGTagtataaatgaaatagaacaAGCAAAGATACGATTTCAATTTGGGGTGTTCAATGCCGATTTGAAGCATTGGGAGTACTGCCATGTCAGTAGAACTGTGCTAGAGTTAAAATCGTGCACTGACATTATTTCTCTGGGATACAGAGATTTGTCTATAGTCGATAGACATTTGAACAAAAACGGTGAAGTTCTGGTGATGGTCAAGATTCAAATAATCCAGTGCGAAAGCGAAAAGTACAATTTGTCACAG GATATGGCCAGATTGTTAAGGCATCCGCACGGTGCtgatactaaattaatttgcgGTGGTTTGAATAGCACAGAAATTCCAGTCCATAGTAACATAATAGCAGCACGGAGCAGTGTTTTAGCTGAAATGATTTCATTGTTAGGTGAACCACAAGTAAAGGAGAATTCAAATCTGAACGCGGTGGAAGATAAAATTTTGGATTCGCAAGATCCAACAGAAGAAAAG gagcaatataaatttatccTGGAACTATCGGATTTGTGTAAAGACGTTGCAGAAGAGCTATtgcgatatatatatactgaTCATGTCGATAACTTAGATAATTTAGCTCCTCAACTTTTATCTCTAGCAGAACGTTTCTCTCTACAGG GATTGAAGGAGCTCTGTGAAAGGAATCTCATTGAATCAATAAATCCAGAAAATATTGCAAGCAGATTATTAGTTGCTGATGAATTTGGATGTGGTGCCCTTAAAAGAGCAAGCTTAACATATTGCgaagaaaatataactataattaacaaaagtcTAGCATGGAAAATGATGGAACATGTGAATCCAGAACTGTTCAATGAAGTATGTGAAGCTAGTATAGGAAGTTCAAGATCAAGTAATATGGATGACAGTGAATTaagcaattaa
- the LOC144476916 gene encoding uncharacterized protein LOC144476916, which translates to MNNLTITLILLCGVYGATAGRRYIAIPVDGIDVIELSPVVARIARHTDGYVPAPAPSNHQEDPESLRLERSVNPILDYVDFGGYTGSNGAFSWYADYPAHH; encoded by the exons ATGAATAATTTG ACTATAACATTGATTCTTTTGTGCGGCGTCTACGGAGCTACGGCGGGCCGTCGTTACATTGCTATACCTGTGGACGGGATCGATGTGATCGAGCTGAGTCCGGTCGTGGCGAGGATCGCCCGGCATACAGACGGCTACGTGCCGGCCCCGGCTCCGAGCAATCATCAGGAGGATCCGGAGAGCCTGCGTTTAGAAAGGTCCGTTAATCCAATTCTGGATTACGTGGATTTCGGCGGGTACACCGGGTCAAACGGAGCTTTCAGCTGGTACGCCGATTATCCGGCGCACCATTGA